In one window of Deinococcus sonorensis KR-87 DNA:
- a CDS encoding ATP-binding protein, whose product MSVLELRLLGPPELWVDGTLRPLSTRKAVAMLAYLALRPGPQARETLASLLWTDSDPAVARSALRNALSSLRRALGDASERLVTDHETVQLCLETQDRVDVRQLAGGRPDVLRGPFLEGLALPGSDEFQAWLTLQRELMLAQAERAYDASTRADLATAPAQAADTARRWVALDPLHERAWRRLIQALLNAGQRHAARDALEACRATLQAELGLAPAPETLALERLLVMDAPVVEGPARTADPAALFVGRHRELETLMGAFQRARQGEVEAVMLTGEPGIGKTRLVKALTDRIRGAGARVLQGRALTTSPAAFGVWTDLLRDPQALASLPQLRIEPVWRTQLSRLLPELSHDTPDPAPDVNDALLFEALARTCVQLAGDAPLVLVFDDLHWADRQSLEAAQYVVHRLAQTRTPTLLIGTIRSEALGPAAPLGAWLTRLGRDVPVQHLALTPLSERESEALVAGAAAGADVREVAAWLHEHSLGQPLYLTQALRDLLERGAIDQSGSRWRLHDPEGLGPLPGVRAVIEERCARLPPAALAAAQACVVLGAQATFDRVGLVADLSEEHTLLGTEALLQAGLMLEQAAGDGVRYRPSHDRIRETLEAGLSAGRARLLHRRALQALGSQGPPDLLARHALQAGLPAQARCWLRRHAEAADRQGFVKVSREALEQALSLGPDDTERAELLLLLAEACERQGDLAGQQQAGQEALDIARRLHASSLVVQALNRLAWLCQEDVEAARPLSQEALALSRTLEEPSLLVSSLQGVARSYRQENPQLAMQLQQEAMALLKRLGDPKRLGHGHMNMAYCHEALGQREAALRHLQAAAPAFRQAGHALLESLALGELGVWLLQAGQPGEAGPALQRAVELRERSRPLAPVLRAVWAAALVQTHGAEAGWAVLRPSLSEPATEQFGRFTLFWAAEFLLAGGWPEEAVILTETALAGPALPSELRQFAASRLAQAVAMIPPAVLEHSRETGQRLTVQEGIARLRVLAAEHQPEGRPSKP is encoded by the coding sequence GATCACGAGACGGTGCAGCTGTGTCTGGAGACCCAGGACCGGGTGGACGTGCGGCAGCTGGCCGGGGGCCGTCCGGACGTGCTGCGCGGACCGTTTCTGGAAGGGCTGGCGTTGCCGGGCAGCGACGAATTCCAGGCGTGGCTGACCCTGCAGCGTGAGCTGATGCTCGCTCAGGCCGAGCGAGCCTACGACGCGTCTACACGCGCCGATCTGGCCACTGCCCCGGCACAGGCGGCGGACACCGCACGGCGCTGGGTGGCGCTCGACCCGCTCCACGAGCGCGCGTGGCGCCGCCTGATCCAGGCGCTGCTGAACGCAGGCCAGCGTCACGCGGCCCGGGACGCACTGGAGGCCTGCCGGGCCACGCTCCAGGCAGAGCTGGGGCTCGCTCCGGCGCCGGAGACACTGGCGCTGGAGCGGTTGCTGGTCATGGACGCGCCGGTCGTGGAGGGGCCGGCCCGGACTGCAGACCCGGCCGCGCTGTTCGTGGGCCGGCACCGCGAACTTGAGACCCTGATGGGGGCGTTTCAGCGTGCCCGGCAGGGTGAAGTGGAGGCGGTGATGCTGACTGGCGAACCCGGCATCGGCAAAACCCGCCTGGTGAAGGCCCTGACCGACCGGATTCGAGGTGCTGGAGCGCGGGTCCTGCAGGGCCGGGCGCTCACGACTTCGCCTGCGGCCTTCGGGGTGTGGACCGATCTCCTGCGCGACCCTCAGGCGCTGGCGTCGCTGCCCCAGCTTCGGATCGAGCCCGTCTGGCGGACCCAACTGTCGCGGCTGCTGCCGGAACTGAGCCATGACACGCCTGACCCCGCTCCGGACGTGAACGACGCGCTGCTCTTTGAGGCGCTGGCCCGCACCTGCGTTCAGCTGGCCGGCGACGCGCCGCTGGTGCTGGTGTTCGACGATCTGCACTGGGCGGACCGGCAATCGCTGGAGGCGGCGCAGTACGTCGTTCATCGGCTGGCCCAGACCCGGACGCCGACGCTCCTCATTGGGACCATCCGGTCTGAGGCGCTGGGCCCGGCTGCTCCACTGGGCGCGTGGCTGACCCGCCTGGGCCGCGATGTACCGGTCCAGCACCTGGCCCTGACGCCCCTCTCTGAGCGCGAAAGCGAGGCGCTGGTGGCTGGTGCGGCGGCGGGGGCCGACGTCCGCGAGGTGGCCGCGTGGCTGCATGAGCACAGCCTGGGTCAGCCGCTGTATCTGACCCAGGCGTTGAGGGACCTGCTGGAGCGTGGCGCCATTGATCAGAGCGGTAGCCGGTGGCGGCTTCATGATCCGGAGGGGCTCGGCCCGTTGCCGGGGGTCCGGGCCGTGATCGAGGAGCGCTGTGCCCGGCTGCCACCCGCTGCCCTGGCGGCAGCCCAGGCTTGCGTGGTCCTGGGCGCCCAGGCCACCTTCGACCGGGTCGGGCTGGTGGCGGATCTCAGTGAGGAGCATACGCTCCTGGGGACGGAGGCGCTGCTGCAGGCCGGGCTGATGCTGGAACAAGCGGCGGGCGACGGCGTCCGGTACCGGCCGTCCCACGACCGCATCCGCGAGACGCTGGAAGCCGGGTTGAGCGCGGGGCGAGCCCGTCTGCTGCACCGGCGTGCGCTTCAGGCGCTGGGCAGCCAGGGACCTCCGGATCTGCTGGCGCGCCACGCGCTCCAGGCAGGCCTGCCTGCGCAGGCGAGATGCTGGTTGCGCCGCCACGCCGAAGCAGCGGACCGCCAGGGGTTCGTCAAAGTGAGCCGCGAGGCGCTGGAGCAGGCACTCTCACTGGGCCCAGACGACACTGAGCGGGCCGAACTGCTGCTCCTGCTCGCCGAGGCCTGCGAACGCCAGGGCGATCTCGCTGGGCAGCAGCAGGCGGGGCAGGAAGCCCTCGACATTGCGCGGCGGCTGCACGCTTCGTCCCTGGTGGTGCAGGCACTCAACCGGCTGGCCTGGCTGTGCCAGGAGGACGTGGAGGCAGCCCGGCCGCTCAGTCAGGAAGCGCTGGCGCTCTCCCGGACGCTGGAGGAACCCTCCCTGCTGGTGAGCAGCTTGCAGGGGGTGGCGCGCAGCTACCGTCAGGAGAACCCGCAGCTCGCCATGCAGCTGCAACAGGAAGCGATGGCGCTGCTGAAGCGCCTGGGCGACCCCAAACGTCTGGGCCACGGCCACATGAATATGGCCTACTGCCATGAAGCGCTCGGACAGCGGGAGGCGGCCCTGAGGCACCTGCAGGCCGCTGCTCCCGCCTTCAGGCAGGCTGGCCACGCCCTGCTGGAATCGCTGGCCCTGGGCGAACTGGGCGTGTGGCTGCTGCAGGCGGGGCAGCCCGGCGAAGCTGGACCAGCGCTGCAGCGGGCGGTGGAACTGCGCGAGCGCTCCCGGCCGTTGGCCCCGGTCCTCCGGGCCGTCTGGGCAGCGGCACTGGTCCAGACCCACGGCGCTGAAGCCGGCTGGGCCGTGCTAAGGCCAAGCCTGAGTGAGCCGGCCACAGAGCAGTTCGGGCGCTTCACGCTGTTCTGGGCGGCCGAGTTTCTGCTGGCAGGGGGATGGCCCGAGGAAGCGGTGATCCTGACGGAAACGGCCCTGGCTGGGCCGGCCCTGCCTTCCGAGTTGAGGCAGTTCGCCGCCTCCAGGCTGGCGCAGGCGGTGGCAATGATCCCCCCGGCTGTTCTGGAACACAGCCGAGAGACAGGCCAGCGTCTCACTGTTCAGGAGGGTATAGCCCGCCTCCGGGTCCTGGCTGCAGAGCACCAGCCTGAAGGAAGGCCAAGCAAACCTTGA